A genomic window from Lotus japonicus ecotype B-129 chromosome 1, LjGifu_v1.2 includes:
- the LOC130737748 gene encoding uncharacterized protein LOC130737748 encodes MGGFSETSSSFSGSGRRHNRSKPLKLLCDCGVEAPLVTSGTPINNGRVFYGCGLYKVYGTKQCRFFKWMDEVDAQPGEDREDKLVEILTRKIVELRRTQRLLQMCLAIAMFALLFMLVLYVTK; translated from the exons ATGGGAGGATTCAGTGAAACTTCGTCTTCCTTTTCTGGATCTGGAAGAAGGCACAACAGGTCGAAGCCGTTGAAGCTTCTCTGCGATTGTGGAGTTGAAGCTCCCCTTGTAACATCTGGGACTCCAATTAACAATGGAAGGGTGTTCTATGGTTGCGGATTGTACAAG GTATATGGAACAAAACAGTGCAGGTTCTTTAAATGGATGGATGAAGTTGATGCACAGCCAGGGGAAGATAGGGAAGACAAGCTTGTTGAGATCTTGACAAGGAAGATTGTTGAATTGAGGAGGACACAAAGGCTGTTGCAAATGTGTTTGGCAATTGCTATGTTTGCTCTTTTGTTTATGCTGGTTTTGTATGTAACCAAGTAG